ACGTAAGGAAGTCTAAGCTCAggagaaaccgaacattacatacccagctgtacacttgaaatgctgttgttgtttgttttctgTGCTTAATAATGCTACAAggttgcgcaataatacatatacacatggttctattctgaattaatttcatttaaaaaggAATACAGAgactaacaccaatgaccttgagcgggtaataatgcaattttctttcagatatggggatttccctactgtttattttaaaataaagatataacagaaaaataaacataaaaacacaagtgccattgtactaaaaagcgttattgcaaaaaagggcagggttattaacgaaatttccaacttttactagaaatagcttattacctgcatctacgcacttttacaaaatcttttatataaaagaacgCCATCTAACcaatttagtccatttttactgaaaatatttcccgTTAAACACCAAtattttcgtcgagttatggccccagaaacgttgggaaatgcattgtaagaaaggggcagtgccacgcccatttttcaagatttgaattctttcccatttcttgttataatggcaccaAATaagattggtacaaaactatttttcgctaagacttaacttattatttttgcctacgtccctttttaaagttatttaaataaaagtgggcgtggtccttaaccaatcttatcaatttttactagaaatatttcctgttataaggaaaatatgtgtacccaattttgttacgatatgtaaatttttcttcgagttatggctcccgaaacattgaaaattgcttagacaaaaagggggcggtgccacacccattttcaaaaaattttgtgttttccaatttaatgttataattcaattcagaaagtaaaattctattgatacaaagctctttttcgctaagatatagctaattattttcgtctacgacctttttaaaaatcgtttatataaaagtgggcgtggccatttttctagaaatatatgctgctatagggaaaatttgtgtacccaattgtgtaacgatccgttaatttttcttccagttatggctcccaaaacatagaaaattgcttagtcataaaaggggcggtgccacaccaattttttaaagtttgaagtttttcctatttattgttatacatccacttgggaaatgaaataccattgatataaatctctttttttgcaaagatatagcttattttattcgtccacgacccttttacaaatcttttatataaaagcgggcgtggtccttagccgatttcgttaatttttcttcaaagcattccttatagtaaaggcaacctctctaccgaattttgttacgataggtttaacgatttttgatttatgattaataatatttgtaaaattgattttatcacaagtgtgctgtgccacgcccatttttataaatattttcaaatatttatcaagagtctcaatatcagtccacacgtaaaatttcaacattctaggtgtattatttactaactaatcaggttttttgtgttttcgaaattttatatatataaaaagtgggcgtggttatcatccgatttcgctcattttcaataccaatctactctGTGTCCAGATacgctcgtgtaccaaatttggtgaagatatctcaatatttagtcaggttatcgtgttaacggacagacggacgaacggacggacatggcccaatcaaatttttttttcgttattgatgattttgatatatggaaatctatatctatctcgattcctttatacctgtacaacccaccgttatccaatcaaagttagaataccctgtgtacaagtacagttggGTATAAAAACATCGCCAGGCGCTACCATTGATCAAGTCGATGGTGGTCACcgaaaaattcgaatttttttctCGAAGTTCCCCCCAAATGCCTCTCTTTCGGTCGATTTTCCTTATTTTCAGTACTAATCTGTTCTGGATCCAGATAACCAAGTTCCGTAaaaatatctcaatttttactcaagttatccttctaacggacgaacatggctcaatcaagttcTTTTCTGTCCTAAAAATTTGTTGCATAAAGCAGTCCATATCTTTCTCGAATCCTATATACCATTAaggtatatctatctcgattcctttatactccCAGTatcaaagtaaagcaaaatacatGTTGggtgtattaataaaaaaatacgtaGTGGGAACTCGTTTATAAGAAATGGCATGAATATAAGTAAACAGCCTTCGGTTGAAGCTCCCAATTTTTTCGGTTGGGGataccgattttttttttcgtgtatACATGAAATACTTTAGAATAAGATTCGTAAATTAAAATTCCCTTATCTATTGGCTTATCTTTtgttaattcaaaataaaagcaATTAATAATTAATGTTATGTAGATCAAGTTACGACgtcaaggaaaaaaaaaacaaaaaaacttcttTTTCTTATCTCAACGGAATTAGCTACTACGTGACAAACGCACTCCATAAATATAACCTATTTCGAACGTGATGAAAGTAGCGGTGACTGGGTGTACATGCTAGTCCTATCAAGTTCAAGGCATGAATGTTCCCTTCAGCGAATCGCATTTGTTCCGAAGAACTATAGCATTATGAGACGGTTCTAATTCTGTCCCCTTGCAATGCTTCCAACTCAAACTTTTAATACAGTAATGTCCTACGAATAAGGCAATTTGAAGGCGTACTTAACTAGTTTAGTGGAAGCTAGTTCTGAAATATTCGCAGCCTTTGATTAATTAATCAAAACACTTCACACCTATTGGTACATGAGTGGCTGCAAACTGTCCCGCTCTACGTCCGATAAGCACCAGTTTCGAGGTAGTCATTAAGCTTTTAGTAAGAAACTGGTGTTTTGCACTATCATTCATTATCATAATGGCGCTTAACCACCTAAGCGATTTTGGTCGATTCGAAAAAAGTCACcacagctatccctgtttcgtgaTAACTTACGCCAATTGGGAACACCAAGGGGAGGCAAGCCTACTTCCACCTGCATCTCCCAACTCAGTCAAGGTCTTCCCCTCTCTCACCTTTTTTATCCGTCTCACTaccgtcatatctgcgtaaagcttataCAGGTAATCACTATACCTTCTTAGAGAGTACGTCTTCCGGAGAACTTTCTCGGGAACACTCAAAGAGCAATCTCGTCTTCTCTCGgtaccgtccatgattccgatccATACATCAAGACAGgaatgatgagcgacttgtagagcgtgatttttgttcgtcaagagaagaatttacttttcaattgtacACTCAGTCCAAAGAAACGCTTATTGGCTAAAGTTATTCtgcgtttgatttctaagctgacattgttttgcTGTGTTTTGCTTGATTGTCTCCTATTTTCGCTCCGGGTTTATTTCATACAGCATTCGCAAAatacaggaaatatttctaaggAACTCATCTCATTATAAATTTCAACAAGTGGTTTATACTTAAATTTCATATGATAAATATTATCAGTAACTTTATTTAGTATTTAAATCGTTTGtctctatttttatttatttttataaaaatacatatttttcataCTCTTTCGGCACTGAATAACGCACAACGGGACGTGCCATTGGCAGCAACGTGTGAGATGTCCGTCCAACTCTAGTTGGATGTCGCTGTCGTTCCGATGTAAATTCCGGTATCTCTTCTGTACTATCATTCCACTCTTCTCCCTCTTCAGATGTATCCTCACTAGGATAAGcatatttaatattatatttttttgcataatctcttaaaatattcttaaaaCTTATTGCATTCGAATTTTCGTGCCAATATTCAATACCCGTCTCATCACTAATCCAATCCAAATAGGATGAAACTTTAGTAAATGCCGCTGGATATCCAAGATTACAACCATGTATGCTGCCAAAAGAGGTAAGTCCAATAAGTATACGTTTTTTTGAATATTTGCGCCGCAGTACCAATGGTCCACCAGAGTCGCCATTGCATGTGGAACGCGCGTATTTACCACTTGTACAAATGTTGGTGCTGCGATATGAGATGGGGAAATTATGTTTACACGTATGACCGTCAATGATGCGCAATTTGACGTAACGTAGCACATTGCTTATGGCATGCGCACCCATGGCATAACGACCCCAACCGGAAGCGATGGCCATCTTATTTGTAAAATCTTGATATTCATAACTTCGATGAGGCAATTGAATTGGATGAATGCGTtctaaaagaaaaaacaaaaacaaatacatattaaggaagtcgaataaaaaaaaataaataaataaatataatttttccgacaaattggcgggacgggacctacatgttttatgccgacgccgGACGGCATCTgccaagcagatgagttttcactgagaagcggaaatactctcggagtgcttgcctATTCACTGCCGAAATCAAATAATATATACCTGGAGTGGCGTAGTGAggcaaatactttttttttaacggAGTTTTTGGTTCAATTTCTTtcctactgcgaagtaatatctTGCAGTcaaatatttcgataaaaagtgcTGTTTCATCTAAAtctttattataaaattcacccaagtttttacaatttcttttcaAGTCATtgttatccttgtttaacaaattaccaacgtctaagagaaatccaaatttaaaactaATGTCATTTAAAGGTGTAAATAtcgtacgtatttcttgttggaaacGATCGAGTACACTTTTCAttacgcgagaaatttcacattctgctgaaagaccaacatctctggCCGATTCTCCGGGCAGTTTGCGGCActttcttacacgttttactatatcaatatcccatttttcacaaagaggcttcgctttttctattgcttcttcacagagagtatctcgaatttcggatagttcagtcgctaatgatttaacaTCATGATACGCTTTTCTAAAATTCATCTCCGGATCTTGTAATATGTGCTGCACACGCTCAATcgtccttaagatttcataccagaaatgaactaatgttataaaactaaaatttattatattttgcaacagaattatagcttcgcttctggtgtcaatTGTGGTGTTTGTGTCCTcttctaattgttctaagtgttctactacattctctagcctatcgacgataacgctaaccgcttgtattctgtcgctccatcgtgtttcagattcacgtttgacagttttttaaagcattttttaataattcccatcgtaacgttgaacgtgagaaaaaaagatatatgctttcaattgttccacaacctgtcgcaagtgttccggatatatgcatgcattttttagtatagaaaattttttccagaaatcagttgtaataaaaatacaaattatacaGGAAGTTcagctttgcggaccatttggcgccccctgtgagtagcgcccggggcaagattGGGGTTAAGGCCACATTTAGACGTATTGAAATCGTGCCCAGGACCGACATCAAAATTATCTATGCCAGCATTCTGGGAGCTATCCACGAtattaaaataaatgcaaggcgcgataacctcctaagagattttaggccgagcttctcttccaatttgcgtcgcgctcctttcaatttttcctacaagtcgGCGGGACGGGGCCTATATCTTTTCACGCCGCCtctgagcggcatctgcaaggcactgagaagctgttcatggcagaaatacactcggagtgttggccaaacacttccgagaggCGAAGAGCCTATGTATGCCCCTGTGATTTTCTTTGTATTTGGTATTTTGCTGAAGATATCGATATCTGTGCAAGAATATTTCCATGATAATCTCTGTTATTTAAAGAACAAAAACAGATCCCTATGCACCGCTTTCCTCAACTTTTTGTAACTTGAAAATCTCCTAACCTGCTATGTGGGTTTTGTCTTGCCCTAGATCCTTTCAGAGCACAAGCAATGTTATACCTAGTTTTTCTAAAGGTATTGACTTCTCTCCTCTTTATGGGGAAATGTTATGTTTGCGTATACTTAGATGGGCGGTCCATCGGACGCTCTAGTCATGACTTGATATAAAATGATGTGAAACTTTTAAGGACCATCATTTTCTTGGCAACATTTTCACATTCTCCAGTTAACGCTAACTAGCTCTTTATTTTACAGATCAACGAACGATTTATATCAAATAAAGTATCAGCTAGCGTTAATTGAAGATGGGTTTTCACCATGCCCTTAACGTACATACATAAAATTTACGACcgtaaaaatataatatttaccATTAAATTCGATGGACATTGGCAATCGCACTAAAGCGATGTCATCTTTTAATCGACGAGGATTCCACGATGGGTATATTATAAAGTTTTCTCGTTTGACCATAACGCGTATTTGGCCCATTTCCTTGGCGTTTTTGATTTCATGCGCACCAAGAAAGACCAAAGCACGCTTAGccctagaaaataaaaaattcagttTGGTTAATAATGTAAAGTTGAATTTTTCAAATGTTACAAATGCCAAGTACACAGTAAGACCGGAGATATATAAAACGCTTTGTCCAGTGCTTCCCTTTGGCTCGCTTTGACAGAAGAGCTCAATGTTTGGCTCTAccttagggcgggtcgatttaaaaattgctcactgctctgtgaaaatcgtattctaaggatcaaaataagaaactttgccgaaggaaccatacctctaaaacggattctgatgcccccccctttgggtcgaacttttgggtaggggcattttcaattctacctgctgtgtcttgtggtggcttaaaaaaaacaacacaagcaattttacgatctgcaattgtgacacagtgataccttcattttttaaaacggttgaataaaaaacccacacaactatgtttacgacatgcaaatgcattacagtgatgtcttggttttaaaagggcgttgtaaaaacgctaatttctaataatttttttttaatttcttttctattactaagttaaattcattttttcatttacatatattctgactaaaaaaatttctaaagagaaaaataaactccaaaaagaaaaaacataggcatttcaaagtgggatttttcaaaatttgcccctacgacccaaaggggggatatcagaattcgttttagaggtatggttccttcggcaaagtttcttattttgatccctagaatatgattttcacagagcaatgggcgctttttttgcctccccacaaatcgacgcGGCCTGCTGTACCTATATCTGTTTACATAAAGTTTGCGGATTATAAAGCGAAGCAAAGAGTTAATATGTTATTGACTTATGGGTCGTCAAATCGTTCTGTGTACATCAGGCCTAAAGATGCAATATATTTAAGGATAGTTAGCTCTACTCTGTTGGCTAACAGGTGATGTGTACGAATTTTACTCG
The Eurosta solidaginis isolate ZX-2024a chromosome 5, ASM4086904v1, whole genome shotgun sequence DNA segment above includes these coding regions:
- the LOC137254457 gene encoding brachyurin; protein product: MIPHLRASIALQTLLLACLVERYVSTTWRQVKPMYLLSMDKQFEDFSGEPMVLNLEVDPVDEDTTADRTQAMDRIFGGNVAERHSFPYQVGLLLQRPKGLYWCGGALISDEFVLTAAHCVDMAKRALVFLGAHEIKNAKEMGQIRVMVKRENFIIYPSWNPRRLKDDIALVRLPMSIEFNERIHPIQLPHRSYEYQDFTNKMAIASGWGRYAMGAHAISNVLRYVKLRIIDGHTCKHNFPISYRSTNICTSGKYARSTCNGDSGGPLVLRRKYSKKRILIGLTSFGSIHGCNLGYPAAFTKVSSYLDWISDETGIEYWHENSNAISFKNILRDYAKKYNIKYAYPSEDTSEEGEEWNDSTEEIPEFTSERQRHPTRVGRTSHTLLPMARPVVRYSVPKEYEKYVFL